In the Hordeum vulgare subsp. vulgare chromosome 7H, MorexV3_pseudomolecules_assembly, whole genome shotgun sequence genome, one interval contains:
- the LOC123413640 gene encoding thioredoxin domain-containing protein PLP3B-like has product MDPDEVKSKLQGLAFGNVLAAAARDYKKEVIAKEKAQAAPAVHDEVDLDELLDDPELEKLHAERLAALKREVEKREVLKRQGHGEYREITEGDFLGEVTRGDKVICHFYHREFYRCKIMDKHLKALAPVYLGTKFVKLDAENAPFFVAKLAIKTLPCVILFKKGIAVDRLVGFDDLGSKDDFSTRALENVLKRKGIIEEKKKDDDEEDDETDMSKNRRVRSSTAYDSDSD; this is encoded by the exons ATGGATCCGGACGAGGTGAAGTCGAAGCTCCAAGGCCTTGCCTTCGGCAACGTCCTCGCTGCCGCCGCCCGCGACTACAAGAAG GAAGTTATAGCTAAAGAGAAGGCTCAAGCAGCACCTGCGGTCCATGATGAAGTTGATCTTGATGAGTTATTGGAC GACCCAGAGCTTGAGAAATTGCATGCTGAACGACTTGCTGCTCTTAAG AGAGAGGTCGAGAAGCGTGAGGTGCTGAAGAGGCAAGGCCATGGTGAATACAGGGAAATAACTGAAGGAGACTTCCTAGGAGAGGTCACTCGTGGTGACAAGGTCATCTGCCATTTCTACCATCGTGAATTTTACCGCTGCAA GATCATGGATAAGCATTTGAAGGCACTTGCGCCGGTCTATTTGGGAACTAAATTCGTCaagcttgatgccgaa AATGCTCCCTTCTTTGTGGCAAAACTAGCAATCAAAACGTTGCCATGTGTTATATTGTTCAA GAAGGGTATTGCTGTTGATCGGTTGGTTGGTTTTGATgaccttggaagtaaagatgattTTTCTACCAGGGCTTTGGAAAATGTACTGAAGAGGAAAG GTATAAttgaggaaaagaagaaagacgatgatgaagaagatgatgagacTGACATGTCAAAGAATAGGAGGGTTAGATCTTCCACTGCTTACGATTCGGATTCAGATTGA